A region from the Aquimarina sp. ERC-38 genome encodes:
- the scpA gene encoding methylmalonyl-CoA mutase, which produces MFSVLQMSRRNLQHLQLPKGNLREFTDQPKIIHTDQLAFAAGSPPFLRGPYSTMYVRKPWTIRQYAGFSTAQESNAFYKRNLAAGQKGLSVAFDLATHRGYDSDHERVSGDVGMAGVAIDTVEDMKTLFDQIPLDQMSVSMTMNGAVLPILAFYIVAALEQGVAIEELSGTIQNDILKEFMVRNTYIYPPTPSMYIISDIFKYCSQYMPKFNPISISGYHMQEAGATSEIELAYTLADGLEYVRKGIEAGMDIDQFAPRLSFFWAIGMNHFEEIAKMRAGRMLWAKLIKPFQPKNKKSLMLRTHCQTSGWSLTAQDPFNNITRTCIEATAGALGGTQSLHTNALDEAIALPTDFSARIARNTQLYLQHETLITKTVDPWAGSHELEKMTYQMAEKAWDLIKEVEELGGMTKAIEAGIPKLRIEEAAAQKQAKIDNGSEVIVGVNKYKLEKEDPLVTLKVDNQKVRESQIAALQKVKANRNQKVVTEVLNRITEAATHKSGNLLTLAIEAAQKRATLGEISEALEKVYGRYRAEIKSFTGVYAKQMENDTSFIKAKELATTFAEMEGRQPRILIAKMGQDGHDRGAKVIATGYADIGFDVDIGPLFQTPKETARQAVENDVHIVGISSLAGGHNTLVPEIIKELKAYAREDIMVIVGGVIPPDDYETLFEAGAMAIFGPGTVISEAAVTLLEILIGAYNQ; this is translated from the coding sequence CGTGGACCTTATAGCACCATGTATGTAAGGAAACCCTGGACGATACGGCAATATGCAGGCTTTTCTACGGCTCAAGAGAGCAATGCCTTCTACAAACGTAATCTAGCGGCAGGCCAGAAAGGCCTATCCGTTGCTTTTGACCTTGCTACCCACCGGGGCTATGACAGCGATCACGAACGGGTTTCCGGAGATGTAGGTATGGCTGGGGTCGCTATCGATACGGTAGAGGATATGAAAACACTGTTCGATCAAATCCCCTTGGATCAGATGTCAGTCTCTATGACAATGAATGGTGCGGTATTGCCTATTTTAGCTTTTTACATCGTAGCTGCACTAGAACAAGGCGTTGCTATAGAAGAACTTTCAGGCACTATTCAAAACGACATATTAAAAGAGTTTATGGTTCGTAACACGTATATTTACCCTCCTACTCCATCTATGTATATTATCAGTGATATTTTTAAGTATTGCTCTCAGTATATGCCTAAATTTAATCCAATCAGCATTTCCGGATATCATATGCAAGAAGCCGGAGCCACAAGTGAAATTGAACTAGCCTATACCTTGGCAGATGGTTTAGAATACGTTCGTAAAGGTATTGAAGCCGGAATGGATATCGATCAATTTGCTCCCAGGCTTTCTTTCTTTTGGGCAATCGGTATGAACCATTTTGAAGAAATTGCCAAAATGAGGGCGGGTCGTATGTTATGGGCAAAATTGATAAAGCCCTTTCAGCCTAAAAACAAGAAATCACTCATGCTTCGTACGCATTGTCAAACCAGCGGGTGGAGTCTTACAGCTCAAGATCCATTTAATAATATAACCCGTACCTGTATTGAAGCAACCGCTGGTGCTTTGGGAGGTACTCAGAGTTTACATACCAATGCATTAGATGAAGCCATTGCCCTACCTACGGATTTTTCAGCAAGAATTGCCAGGAATACTCAATTATACTTGCAACATGAAACCTTAATAACCAAAACGGTAGATCCATGGGCAGGTAGTCACGAATTAGAAAAAATGACCTATCAGATGGCAGAAAAAGCCTGGGATTTAATTAAGGAAGTTGAAGAGTTGGGTGGTATGACTAAAGCTATTGAAGCCGGAATTCCCAAATTGCGGATTGAAGAAGCAGCAGCACAAAAACAAGCTAAAATAGATAACGGAAGTGAAGTAATCGTTGGGGTAAATAAATATAAACTGGAAAAAGAAGACCCCTTAGTAACCTTAAAAGTAGACAATCAGAAAGTTCGCGAAAGTCAAATTGCTGCCCTCCAAAAGGTAAAAGCAAATCGTAATCAAAAGGTAGTAACCGAAGTTTTAAATCGTATTACGGAAGCAGCTACACATAAATCAGGTAATTTATTAACTTTAGCCATAGAAGCCGCTCAAAAAAGAGCTACGCTGGGAGAAATCAGCGAAGCTTTAGAAAAAGTATACGGACGTTACCGCGCCGAGATCAAATCTTTTACCGGAGTTTATGCAAAACAAATGGAAAATGACACTTCTTTTATAAAAGCTAAAGAACTAGCCACCACCTTTGCAGAAATGGAAGGTAGACAACCCCGAATCCTTATTGCTAAGATGGGACAAGATGGTCATGACCGGGGAGCCAAAGTAATCGCTACCGGTTATGCGGATATTGGATTTGATGTGGATATCGGGCCACTATTCCAAACACCTAAAGAAACCGCACGACAGGCGGTAGAAAATGATGTGCATATAGTTGGAATTTCCTCTCTGGCCGGAGGGCATAATACCCTGGTTCCGGAAATTATTAAAGAATTAAAAGCATACGCCAGAGAAGATATTATGGTCATTGTGGGCGGTGTGATCCCTCCGGATGACTATGAAACCCTTTTTGAAGCGGGCGCAATGGCTATTTTTGGACCAGGTACAGTCATAAGTGAAGCCGCAGTAACATTACTTGAAATTTTAATCGGTGCTTATAATCAGTAA